CAAGGAAACCCCACCTTTCTTGGTGCAGGaggaaaagaacacacacacacacacacacacgtgtaccCCTTGCTGGCTGCAAATCCCTTGCTCATGCTCAAAATCTCACTTTTTGTCCCCTTTCCAGTTTGTCTCAAAGGTGAACCCAGAAGATGTCAAGGAGGTAGGTCCTTGCTGGGTGACccaggcggggtgtgtgtgtgggcatTGCCAGCCACTTCAAAAATGTTATCCATTTTGTTGCTACCCTGTCaagcctccaaggagctcaagacaaAGTTTCACAAAGCAGGTGGTACTCGGGGGCAATGGGATTACCTAGGGTGATGCTAGGAGGCCTTAGTGCTGGTGGCACACAGACTTGGGTCAGGTTCCTCAGTCCTGTTGAGTTAATTAAAAGAAAGTGATGTTTAACTGGATTTCGAACAAATGTAAATTAATGGTTGCCGTTTGGGATTTTGTTCTCAGTGGCTCATGCAAAGTGCTATTCTGAGCAGTGCTTTTTGATGGATAGGATAGAGAGCACCAGGGAGGAGTTTGGGAACTACTGGTGTAGGCAGTATTTAGCTGCAGTAGGTGGGCCAttacgggacacgggtggcactgtgggttaaaccacagagcctagggctcgccgatcagaaggtcggcggttcgaatccccgcgacggggtgagctcccgttgctcagtccctgctcctgccaacctagcagttcgaaagcacgtcaaagtgcaagtagataaataggtaccgctctggcgggaaggtaaatggcgtttccatgcgctgctctggttcgccagaagtggctttgtcatgctggccacatgacccggaagctgtacgccggctcccttggccagtaacgcgagatgagcgccacaaccccagagttggacacgactggacctaatggtcaggggtccctttacctttaactttaggtgggccattggtctgactctgAGGCAGCTTTGTAGATCTTCCACAGGAGAGAGGGCTCTCCAGGCATGGTCCTCATGCCTCTTCCTTCCTACAGATTGTGGTCTGGAAACGGTACAGTGACTTCAAGAAGCTGCACGGGGACCTGGCGTACACGCATCGCAACCTCTTCCGTCGACTGgaggatttcccccccttccccaaggcTCAAGTCTTTGGTGAGGGTCTCCGGCTGGGTGGGAGATGGGCAGCTGCTGGGTCGAGCCAAAAGGGGGGCACATCTGATCTGATATCCCGTCCCCACggggggccagccagatgccccttCTGGGAAGCCCCTGAGCAGGAGCCGAGCGAAACATGGAATTGGAAACATGGAATCGGaagggtcaccccccccccccccgccgccgcccagtGTCATCCAAccccagctaaagaatctctggcaAATGGCTGCCCAAACTcactttaaaaacctccaatgaagaagaagcttctgagggagtccgttccactgtcagaacAGCTCCTACcctcggaaagttcttcctaatgtttagtttaGCCGGGATCTCTTTTTTCTTGCCATtttaatccattggttcgggtcctccgctctggagaagcagaaaacaagcttgttccatcttccatgtgtcagcccttcagatatttgaaggtgtctaaagggctgtgacatggaaaCTTGCTTccttctgctccagaggctaaTACAGTAGTGATGAggataataataaattacttgTACCttacccatctgactaggttgccccagtctATGACCtgaacttgtgattcccagtaatttgctttttaaaaccatttaaattgtgttgggggggggatcacaatatcttgtggtagcaaattccacagctAAACTGTGTGAAAGTGTTCCTCATTTTATCTACCCCAAatctcccatcgttcagccccacCAGATTTCATTTTTGAGGGTCTGCAGCTGAAAGTTTTGGGTTCTGGTGAATTTTTGCTAAGCCTGAAAAACGGAGGCCTCTTGTGCATTGCTTCAGGGTCGTTGTCGCTGGTACACGAGagcggaggggtgtgtgtgtggtgtgtgtgtgttctgatccCCTCACGCACATGACTTGAATCTGTTCCTCTTCTTTGCAGGCCGATTTGAGCCTGAGGTGATTGAGGAGCGGCGGAAAGCAGCTGAGGTCATGCTACGCTTCACTGTGGACATCCCAGCCTTGAACAACAGCCCTCAGCTGAAGGAGTTCTTTCGGGTATTTTTGGCCGggcaggttttatttatttattgcatctatttatttatatcccacctttctggtccttgaccgtaataaagattttacgtACTTACTtactatatcccacctttttcctcccAAGGTGCTTCAGGTTTGTGGCCATGCCTGCCTCTGTGCTCCGTGAATAAGGAAACACATAGTTAATGGGCCcaccaagacacacacacacacagacacaaccccacagcaatttccaagtggtcTCCCTGCCCACTGCCACTACCACTCCAAAAATGGGAAAGCCATCTTTGGAGTTGTGTTTCCTGGGCCCCTCCTTGGTTGCAAAAGTGGCACTGGGTCCTTGCCTGAAGTTTTGCCCTGGTCCTCAAATAAAGGaacccccgccccctgcccaacCGACATTTGGACCCActctctgctgcttctgtttttcagagtggggaggggaggagacctCTGGAGAACCACAACCTGCCCTCTCTGCCCCCGCCTCTGATCCCAGTCCCGCCATCCTCGGAAGGAGTGGAGCCAGCGGAGGATGCTCTGGGGTCTGTGGATGAGCAGGTGCTCCTGGACTCCAAACAGGGATGCCTGGATTTGGAGCAGCAGGACGCTGATGTTGCTCCGGAGGCAGCGAGCGAGGAGTTCGGTGCCCTGCAGCCCCGAACAGAGGAAGAAGGTACAGCCTTCTAGAGCTTCGGGAATAAAACAAGACAAGTTGTGGATCTGGTTTGCGTTCTGTTTTCCTCGTGGGGAGaaaggcactctgtacatgctcaggcgtggtctttaatttttttccttccttgagCAGAGACCATGATAAGGGTATGTCTTTTTGGAGAGAAGAGAAGGGTGGGACAACTAggagatatttcttcttcttttcccatcccttctccctctcctcaccccCAGAGGGAGCAATGGGGGCCCTTGCAATGATGGGGGGGTGCTGCTGGGTTTAAAACAGCTGAACCTATTaacagcctgagggccacaacCTTATATGggttgtacaggtgaaactcgaaaaaatagaatatcgcgggaaagtccatttatgtccatttaggcttgacatctctcgctttgcatgtcatgagtctatctcatatattagtttcaccttttaagttgaattactgaaagaaatgaacctttccacgatattctaattttttgagcttCACCTGTATCTCAGCAGTTTCCAGATTGCATGCGAGCCGCTGCAGGCTGTACCTTTTATGGTGTTCACCTCCCAAAGCAGGCCTCCGCTAAGGCTTAGCTTGTAAGGACTCATGAAGGTGAGTCATTACAatgatactgggggggggggtccttgtgCCCCTTGGAACTGGATAGGAGGGGAAACAATCTGACCTCTGACTGGCGCACTTTCGCTGTGCACCTGTGGAAGATCCTAAAGGCCCTGCGCATGTCCAGAGTGCGCCGTTCCTTCCTCCTGTCTGGCCAGGACCACCTCTGTAGCCTGACcctctattcccttttccctttcctcttctatgaagaaaccctttctgggaccccacatttaaattcttcctggTCTCCTTactggccctagtaggaccaacttggccagttagccctggtgatcatttgatgtctactgactggggtttccttccccccccccaaatgacccctgaattttatTGATACTGattctgcattttatgttgtattttatgctgtttttaagtcgcattctaatcagtgttttatatttcctgttagctgccctgagcccggtttttaaaccaggaagggcggggtataaataaattattattattattattattattatcatcatcatcatcaacatcattatGATGATGTAGCCTATTTGAGTCCGAGTGCTGAGTGGGCCATTGCAAAGCCTTGTCACTCTAGGCATTTTCTGGGTTGGGGGTTATCGATGCCTTGCACTGATCAGTGTCCCCTCCGCAGGGTGGCCCTCCTCGCCCGCAAAGTGTGGCGACGAGGCCCTGGATGCCCTCTTTGCCTTTGGCGgcgacgaagaggaggaggaaggagagaagggtCTGGGGTCGCCCTCCCGCGGCCCCTTGTCGCTCCAGGAGTTAGCCCTGTTTGATCCCTTCTCAAAGAAAGGTAGGTGGGCTCAAATGCCCagcggagaacaagctgtgaagctttagATAATCAGCAAATGcccaattctgatgtccaactctgaacagtgtttctggataacaactactgtttcgttgaattcttcatcGGATAATTATTCAACACTCTTTAGTAGAAAGATATgcaatttcttcattaaccaatctttggttaatactctggaacagtgctcatgcaattTTATAGTCACTGGCTACATAATTGCATGAGCgctgttccagagtatttttcattttcatgtatattatatctattcgaaagaaaagattggttaatgaagaaattacatatctttTTACTAATGAGCgttgaactaattcgctgatgaagaattcaacgaaacagtagttgttatccggaaacactgttcagagttggacatcagaattgggcatttgctgattatacaaagcttcacagcttgttctccgccgGCTAGAGTCTGGCACTGTGATTCATtaaaggactttcagagacttcagtttgttagttttgatgttttgaatcattccacaaagtttttcatattgtatttgtttctggtcatcgtgtcgcttttgatattgctgactcacattttgcaacacagggttttgtttgtttgtttactcattGTTGTACcaaggctcatttgacaagaACCTGAGCCTTCAGTGTTGTTGGCCcggtcctgtggaactctctgccactgcaGATTCAGCAGGCGCTTTTTGTGtcaatttttaaatgcctgctgaaaacttttctattccgccGTTATCCATGTAGGCAATTAAGAGCGCATCATTCTGCAATGGTTCATTGAGgtctttttaactttttaatggtTTCATtgtagtcatacctcatgttacggctgctgcgggttacgtccttttgggttgcgctctgcgccgaacccagaagtactggaacgggttacttccaggtttcggcactcgctcatgcacagaagcgccaaattgtgtCACACGTGTGTGCAGACACAGTGCTGCGGGATatgaatgctgcaggttgcggacgtgcctccgtaaCCAGAGCGTCCACTGTGCggttttttaattgctgtaagCTGTtgtgatttaataataataataattataaaactGCAGCAGTGTGCAAATGTTTTTATAAGTTAATAGATAAATAATGTTTTTCTTGGTTCTGTCCAGACCCCGGTGAAGCCAGCCTCTCCCACGAGGAAGAGCTGGCTGCTCTCGCTGCCTCAGGACATGGAGCAGCGCTTTCTGTCCCCAACGCAGGAGCGGGCCAGGTAGCCCAGGAAGAAGCTGCTGCATCGGACCCAGGCGCTTACCTGACGTCGGCCACAGAGCGCATCAGGCAAGCCTTGGAGAGTGAAGCTGCCAAAGACTACAAGGAGGCTTTCTGTGGCTACCGCAGCGGTGTTGACCTCTTGCTGCAGGGACTGCAAGGTAACGGGCAATGCCTAGTCCCCAAATAATattccagctcccctccccctggcttATCCCCATGTGGAGGGCCTGTCTCCAAGAGTCAAGATCCACGAGTCCATGTGGCTTCTAGGAAGTCAGCCCATTTCAACTTGCTgaggcttgcttccaagtaaacgtgGCTGTAAACTTTGCCTTTTCCAGGGTCTGTTGAAgcaatcctgccccccccccactttaatctcctttctttctttctttctttctttagattTATATACCGGTTGATTGCAAGAAGAAACCTCAAAAATAGGGGGATAaacggtttcataatttttgacatgcCAATTTATCACGAATCACGACGTGTGTGTGCACAGTGCAAATATCACAATGCAGCGGGGAATGGGGGCGGGACGGGACGTGGAGCAAGCCTAACACATAACTCcaaccttatttcagacattgtgatatatcggtatattgcAATGCTTAGCCGGCGATTTATCGCGATGATGAAAACCAGATGTTGCCCAGCCATAGTTATCACTGCCTGCTGCAGGCATGAGTTCCAGAGGTTTAACtacgtacagtggtgcctcgcaagacgaaattaattcgttctgcgagttgtttcatattgcgaaaaattcgtcttgcgaagcac
This is a stretch of genomic DNA from Lacerta agilis isolate rLacAgi1 chromosome 17, rLacAgi1.pri, whole genome shotgun sequence. It encodes these proteins:
- the SNX15 gene encoding sorting nexin-15; protein product: MSRRVKEEYQRHYTVTEPRSHPKGYTEYKVTAKFVSKVNPEDVKEIVVWKRYSDFKKLHGDLAYTHRNLFRRLEDFPPFPKAQVFGRFEPEVIEERRKAAEVMLRFTVDIPALNNSPQLKEFFRSGEGRRPLENHNLPSLPPPLIPVPPSSEGVEPAEDALGSVDEQVLLDSKQGCLDLEQQDADVAPEAASEEFGALQPRTEEEGWPSSPAKCGDEALDALFAFGGDEEEEEGEKGLGSPSRGPLSLQELALFDPFSKKDPGEASLSHEEELAALAASGHGAALSVPNAGAGQVAQEEAAASDPGAYLTSATERIRQALESEAAKDYKEAFCGYRSGVDLLLQGLQGDPDAARREAVKKKTAEYLQRAEEIFQLHLKHLQL